The Polyangium mundeleinium genome contains the following window.
GGGTCCTGGAAGAATGCGCGATCCACCGCGACGAACGGCTCGACGCCGAAATCCGCCGCGAAGAGCTGCTTCAGTCGAGCGACCACAGCCGCCGCGGCGGTGAGCGGCTTCAGGGTGCCAGCGTTGTAAAAATAGATGAACGGTCTGTCCTCAACGCGGTACCAGTGCTCGGGCGCGATCGCATCGAAGAATGGCTTCCACTTCGCTTGATAGATCACTTGCGCGGCGCCGTCGGCGTCGGTCAGATTCGGGGGGACGTTCCAGGGCGGCGGCTGCTGCGGCCGCCCCCAGGACCAAGTATCGTCGAAGAGCGCAATCTGGATGCCTCCATCCACGTCGGCGAGGGCCTCGCTCAGCCTGCCGAGCCTGCCGAGGTCCGGGCCGTACGTGTTCACGAGCAGGAACTGGAGCCCCGCCCAACGTGCATCGAGGAGCTCGCGCTTCCAGAACCCAGCGTTGTCGGGATGATAATAGCCCTCTGCTGCTGCGCCGAACGCGTGGAGCCGATGGGGCGCATCCATGCCGCTCGCGTGGGTATTGGCCCAATCGAGATCGCAGTTGACCCCGCCGGGGCACTCGCTGAAGAACATCAGGACGGCGCCGACGTCGCGTGGCGTTTTCCGCACACACGGCGTCGTCAGCAGCACCTGCTCCTTCCAGGGATCGGAGTAGGTCAGGGGACAGCTCTTGCCAGCCCCGCTGCAAAGGCTGCGCACGACGTCGATCCGTCGGACCCATTCACGGGTCCGGAGCTGCTCGGCCCAGCTCGTGATCAGCTCGGCGCTCGGTTCCACGCCATGGATCTGGCAATGTGCCGCACGGACGAACGATTCGGGCGTATTCCCGAGGTTCACGTCGATCGTTGTTCGCGCCGCGCAGGGGCCGTCGAACTCCTCTCGAAGCTCGAAATCGACGTTCTCCGGGAGCGCCTTGGGGGGCGGCGTCGGACGGAGGTGGTCCGTGGGATCGTACGAACCCCGCCCGCAGCCAGAGACGAGCGCCATGACGAGCGCAGACGAGCGAAGGAGGACAGAGGAGCGCATGGATCACTCCAGGAAGGCTACGTCATCAATCGTGAAGTCCCACGCGACCGCGTCTTTGGAAGTCCAATTCAATCCGACGAGCGCCTTCGTGTCCAGCTTGGCCTTGTCGCCCC
Protein-coding sequences here:
- a CDS encoding DUF5010 domain-containing protein, giving the protein MRSSVLLRSSALVMALVSGCGRGSYDPTDHLRPTPPPKALPENVDFELREEFDGPCAARTTIDVNLGNTPESFVRAAHCQIHGVEPSAELITSWAEQLRTREWVRRIDVVRSLCSGAGKSCPLTYSDPWKEQVLLTTPCVRKTPRDVGAVLMFFSECPGGVNCDLDWANTHASGMDAPHRLHAFGAAAEGYYHPDNAGFWKRELLDARWAGLQFLLVNTYGPDLGRLGRLSEALADVDGGIQIALFDDTWSWGRPQQPPPWNVPPNLTDADGAAQVIYQAKWKPFFDAIAPEHWYRVEDRPFIYFYNAGTLKPLTAAAAVVARLKQLFAADFGVEPFVAVDRAFFQDPGMPAVADSQFLWDTFGDEDSHSDLKGVTHDHFMVKWDSLGRDHPGDLATDNDRLVKGPELLQEALGSSAASDLAVFATWNDLGEGTGIHRNYDYYHQGQWLTPHAFMSLLRAAQCEE